The proteins below are encoded in one region of Chryseobacterium wanjuense:
- a CDS encoding SusC/RagA family TonB-linked outer membrane protein — MNVKLRVLSAGVLFFLGQTTFAQKTKTDTLPNEKQIEEVVVTGYRTKKADEITQAQSVIGSEEMKQQSNTLSLTNMLQGKAPGVFVQTLSGQPGSAGSITIRGFSNFSNTGALVVIDGQYSSFAQLNALNPSDVESQVILKDAAATAQYGSRAAGGVIVVTTKRGTRGKTNYSFESRYGTSWKVSDKEMNFQMMDAGQKLAWENAIAPQVGNTPWTDAEVAELTALNHNWEKDVLRNSSEESYFFTANGGTDKSLFYYSLGYDSNTGIIQHLNALKRYSARFNFENQLSDKIRIGINSSVQYQQTQNQRDLNNAQNPFNFMYSANPYEPVFLADGSYNPTSAGFPVLEALQRNRSNNSNLRINANIFGEYKFTDWLKFRSSLFNTFAQLKGKSILEPGSYLDVILGLNGQVSQSNNDLYYLTANQRLDFDKKFGLHKVSATAFFEYSTEDTNTMTATGRNYRTPGLDILSNMVTPFATTGGRTQTRRTSLAMLADYNYDSRYILSGSIRRDGSSRFGLDNQYGVFWSASAAWNIAKESFINIPNLNALKLRASYGIAGNDAPIPDYVNQPYVGFGLYGPGATTVVPTTVGNKLLEWEKVKITNFGLDFNYLNRFRGSVEYFINKRSDFLQLIPNATVQGSYTVYDNAGELENKGIEVDLSADVIRKQDWGFQLRGNYSNIKNKILALREGETSRNIGNNNKLEVGEMPYYFRMVRNAGVNPDTGEALYYTTRTTANPGETFYDLPGGRATNVYSTADIQDIKDKSPYPKYFGGFGATFTYKKFSVIADFTYKFGGYAVNNEALNRLDPSQYNTNKSVDAINYWRNPGDTNVLPAPTPDGIWMTDYFLQKTDYIRFRSLNVGYTFDKDFLGEKIPLNSIRVYAQAQNLVLWTKFQGDPEVAVGSGEGNTDVPGSYTLYTYPTQKTVTFGVELQF; from the coding sequence ATGAATGTGAAATTACGTGTATTGAGTGCTGGAGTTTTGTTCTTCTTAGGACAAACAACTTTTGCACAAAAAACAAAAACAGATACTCTTCCAAATGAAAAACAAATAGAAGAGGTTGTAGTTACTGGTTATCGAACTAAAAAGGCGGATGAAATTACTCAAGCCCAATCTGTTATTGGTAGCGAAGAGATGAAACAACAGTCGAATACTTTGTCTTTAACAAACATGTTACAAGGGAAAGCTCCGGGTGTATTTGTCCAAACACTAAGTGGCCAACCTGGTAGTGCTGGGTCAATTACAATTAGAGGATTTTCAAACTTTTCTAATACAGGTGCTTTAGTTGTTATTGATGGTCAGTATTCATCCTTTGCACAATTAAATGCTTTAAATCCTAGTGACGTAGAATCACAAGTAATTCTAAAAGATGCTGCTGCAACTGCTCAATATGGTTCTAGAGCTGCTGGAGGGGTTATTGTAGTAACTACGAAAAGAGGAACAAGAGGAAAAACTAATTATAGTTTTGAATCGAGATACGGAACATCATGGAAGGTTTCAGATAAAGAGATGAATTTCCAAATGATGGATGCTGGTCAAAAACTAGCATGGGAAAATGCAATAGCCCCTCAGGTAGGTAATACTCCATGGACTGATGCTGAAGTAGCTGAATTGACTGCATTGAACCATAATTGGGAAAAGGATGTTCTAAGAAACTCTAGTGAAGAATCATATTTCTTTACTGCAAATGGAGGAACGGATAAAAGTTTATTTTATTATTCATTAGGATATGATAGTAATACAGGTATCATCCAACATTTGAATGCCTTGAAAAGATATAGTGCAAGATTTAATTTTGAAAACCAATTGAGTGATAAAATTAGAATAGGAATTAATTCTTCTGTGCAGTATCAGCAAACTCAAAATCAAAGAGATTTAAATAATGCTCAGAATCCATTCAATTTTATGTATTCTGCGAATCCTTATGAACCTGTTTTCTTAGCAGATGGTAGTTATAACCCTACAAGTGCGGGCTTCCCTGTTCTAGAAGCGCTACAAAGAAACAGATCTAACAATAGTAATCTTAGGATAAATGCTAATATTTTTGGAGAATATAAATTTACTGATTGGTTGAAATTTAGATCTTCATTATTCAATACATTCGCACAATTAAAGGGTAAATCAATATTAGAACCAGGTTCATATCTAGATGTTATTTTAGGTTTGAATGGTCAGGTTAGCCAATCTAACAATGATTTATACTATCTTACAGCAAATCAAAGATTAGATTTTGATAAGAAATTTGGATTGCATAAAGTTAGTGCAACAGCATTCTTTGAATATAGTACTGAAGATACTAACACAATGACGGCAACAGGCAGGAATTATAGAACTCCTGGTCTAGATATTTTAAGTAACATGGTTACTCCTTTCGCAACAACTGGTGGAAGAACTCAGACTAGAAGAACATCTTTGGCAATGTTAGCTGATTATAATTATGATTCAAGATACATATTAAGTGGATCTATTAGAAGAGATGGTAGTTCAAGGTTTGGTTTAGATAACCAGTATGGTGTTTTTTGGAGTGCAAGTGCTGCATGGAATATTGCTAAAGAATCATTTATAAATATTCCTAATTTAAATGCTTTGAAGTTGAGAGCTTCTTATGGTATTGCCGGAAATGATGCTCCAATTCCTGACTATGTAAATCAACCTTATGTAGGATTTGGGTTATATGGTCCTGGAGCAACTACAGTAGTGCCTACAACTGTAGGGAATAAATTATTGGAATGGGAAAAAGTTAAAATCACAAACTTTGGTTTAGATTTTAATTATCTTAATAGATTTAGAGGATCTGTGGAATACTTTATTAATAAAAGAAGTGATTTCTTACAGCTAATTCCAAATGCAACAGTACAGGGTAGTTATACAGTATATGATAATGCAGGAGAGTTAGAGAATAAAGGTATTGAAGTAGATCTTTCTGCAGATGTTATTAGAAAACAAGATTGGGGTTTCCAATTAAGAGGAAATTACTCTAACATCAAAAATAAAATTTTAGCACTAAGAGAAGGTGAGACGTCTAGAAATATTGGAAATAACAACAAACTTGAAGTAGGTGAAATGCCATATTACTTCAGAATGGTAAGAAATGCTGGCGTTAATCCTGATACTGGTGAGGCATTATATTATACAACTCGTACTACAGCCAATCCTGGTGAAACTTTCTATGATTTGCCGGGAGGTAGAGCTACAAACGTATACTCAACAGCAGATATTCAAGATATTAAAGATAAATCACCTTATCCTAAATATTTTGGTGGATTTGGAGCAACATTTACTTATAAGAAGTTTAGTGTTATCGCAGACTTTACATATAAATTTGGAGGATATGCTGTAAATAATGAAGCTCTTAATAGACTTGATCCATCGCAGTATAATACTAATAAGTCGGTTGATGCTATAAACTATTGGAGAAATCCAGGAGATACGAATGTTCTTCCTGCTCCTACTCCAGATGGAATATGGATGACAGATTATTTCTTACAAAAAACAGATTATATCAGATTTAGAAGTTTAAATGTAGGATATACTTTTGATAAAGATTTTCTAGGAGAAAAAATTCCATTAAACTCTATTAGAGTTTATGCTCAGGCCCAGAACTTAGTTTTGTGGACAAAATTCCAAGGCGATCCGGAGGTTGCTGTAGGTTCTGGAGAAGGTAATACAGATGTGCCGGGATCTTATACATTATATACATATCCAACTCAAAAAACTGTAACTTTTGGTGTTGAATTACAATTTTAA
- the bshC gene encoding bacillithiol biosynthesis cysteine-adding enzyme BshC: MKTINKISFHGIESIPQLIKDFLNHNIEGFEESTFSLEHFRKQIHVKQNSFTSGQRNILADTFESQLSGLKLSSGQKENIENLRLPNTFTITTGHQLNLFSGPVFFVYKILQTIKTCTYLKDNFPDFNFVPVYWMASEDHDFAEINHFKTENNYYEINEKSGGAVGRIQINDTFFISEFEKEFKDFVFGTELILMVKEAYKAGNTLTDAIKTLVNRLFSEFGLLILDGDSKELKNQIKETFKDELLNYSLQENSKEKVDFLTKKYGKVQVNPREINLFYLSETRDRIDFDGKNYIIVDKNIQFTQEEILHELENHPEKFSPNALMRPVYQETVLPNLAYIGGNAEIMYWLELKDYFSKINIPFPILIPRNSMLFLKEKTIGKIDKLNLNIEDFFQNFTTITNAKILEDNTIFNLLEEKENLLINNFSELKTAAETTEKSFGNMVKAEEVRQLKSFKRMKKRLLHAEKIKQSELLERLENLFLDVHPSKTWQERVYNFSVFFADYGYSWLETCLEEMEITESKLIIVAI, encoded by the coding sequence TTGAAAACAATTAATAAAATTTCATTTCACGGTATAGAAAGCATTCCTCAATTAATTAAGGATTTTTTGAATCACAACATTGAGGGATTTGAAGAAAGCACATTTTCTTTAGAGCATTTTAGAAAACAGATTCATGTAAAGCAAAATTCTTTCACTTCAGGGCAGAGGAATATTTTGGCGGATACTTTTGAAAGCCAGCTTTCGGGTCTTAAACTTTCTTCCGGGCAAAAGGAAAATATAGAAAATCTGAGGCTTCCCAATACGTTTACCATTACAACAGGTCACCAGCTGAATTTGTTCTCGGGTCCTGTTTTTTTTGTCTATAAAATTTTACAGACGATTAAAACGTGTACTTATTTAAAGGATAATTTTCCGGATTTCAATTTTGTTCCGGTGTATTGGATGGCGTCGGAAGATCATGATTTTGCCGAGATCAATCATTTTAAGACCGAAAATAATTATTACGAAATTAATGAAAAGTCAGGGGGAGCCGTTGGTAGAATCCAGATAAATGATACTTTTTTCATCTCTGAGTTTGAAAAAGAGTTTAAAGATTTTGTTTTCGGAACGGAGCTGATTTTAATGGTTAAAGAAGCTTATAAAGCTGGAAATACATTGACGGATGCTATTAAAACATTAGTCAATAGATTGTTTTCCGAATTTGGTTTGCTGATTTTGGATGGAGATTCGAAAGAGCTTAAAAATCAGATTAAAGAAACTTTTAAAGATGAACTTTTAAATTACAGTCTGCAAGAAAATTCTAAAGAGAAAGTAGATTTTCTGACCAAGAAATACGGAAAAGTTCAGGTAAATCCGCGTGAGATCAATTTATTTTATTTGTCGGAAACGAGAGACCGAATTGATTTTGATGGGAAAAATTACATTATTGTAGACAAAAATATTCAGTTTACTCAGGAAGAAATTTTGCATGAATTGGAAAATCATCCTGAAAAATTCAGTCCGAATGCTTTGATGCGCCCTGTGTATCAGGAAACGGTTTTGCCGAATCTGGCTTACATCGGAGGCAACGCAGAAATCATGTATTGGCTGGAGCTGAAAGATTATTTTTCTAAAATCAATATTCCTTTTCCGATCCTGATTCCCAGAAATTCAATGTTGTTTTTAAAGGAAAAAACGATAGGAAAAATTGATAAATTAAACCTTAACATTGAAGATTTTTTCCAAAACTTTACGACAATCACCAATGCTAAAATATTAGAAGATAATACCATTTTTAATCTTTTGGAGGAAAAAGAAAATCTTTTAATTAATAATTTCTCTGAACTGAAAACAGCTGCCGAAACCACGGAAAAATCTTTTGGAAATATGGTAAAAGCAGAAGAAGTAAGACAGTTGAAGTCTTTCAAAAGAATGAAAAAACGTCTCCTTCATGCAGAAAAAATAAAACAGAGCGAATTGTTAGAAAGACTAGAAAATTTGTTTTTAGATGTACATCCTTCTAAGACTTGGCAGGAAAGGGTTTATAATTTTAGCGTATTTTTTGCAGATTATGGATATTCATGGCTCGAAACTTGTTTAGAAGAAATGGAAATTACAGAGTCAAAACTAATAATAGTTGCCATTTAA
- a CDS encoding putative porin, translating into MKYILSIILFLSLTAQAQVVNKTDSNKLPKEGDTLVIDSGKKDSLKIFKPTINDYQYQTQFSEKKVFDTVMTFDKTYIFSQYNNKDNFGKAQVANIGAGFNPLSYEVNAEQNLALLPTNKSYGILGVNDIHYYDVKTPTATFIYHNAMKNGAALRSSYTQNIGKRFNFALEYMGLRSQGMYRNSLASNNNTLFSGHYVSKSGNYELFAHYLHQNVNNQENGGISVDSLFQNGDSNSRNRQNMQVNLAGSSSQFSYRRYYLTHQFAPFKSEKIPFKIRHTISHQGNKYYYTENSPEPYWYNTPAELINTGSALPTKKYSDNFSNTVSLVWDNEKFKLDAGVRYQMLKFGATEVAVPNLTIPAEIKENRIGAVGNLQIKLFDKVQVNSFLEFSNGSEFGTYLKTTNNLKFEPIKDYFVNAKVNFQSVYPSFNYLINTSNYTNFNYYLQNAKNQAITEIGGSINLKWFKTELFANYFRIDNYTYFDAMAMPRQSDSSVNISQIGGDATFSYGNFHLNTRLQFQNVLTNKDLLPMPDFIGRANIFYQSKAFKNAAEIQAGIKVYYFSKFASREYFPILNEYILPNANSFSIGGQPMIDLYFNMKVKKMFFFIEGQQIGTVLSHNKAYAFPSYPVYDFRLNIGIVWYLFN; encoded by the coding sequence ATGAAGTACATACTTTCAATAATACTCTTCCTCAGTCTCACGGCTCAAGCACAGGTTGTAAACAAAACAGACTCCAACAAGCTTCCAAAAGAAGGGGATACTTTGGTGATTGATTCCGGGAAAAAAGACTCTCTGAAAATATTTAAACCAACTATCAATGACTATCAGTATCAGACACAGTTTTCTGAAAAAAAGGTGTTTGATACGGTGATGACATTTGATAAAACCTATATCTTTTCACAGTACAACAACAAAGACAACTTTGGGAAAGCCCAGGTTGCCAATATCGGGGCAGGCTTCAATCCACTGTCGTATGAAGTGAATGCTGAACAAAATTTAGCATTATTGCCAACCAATAAATCGTATGGGATTTTAGGCGTTAATGACATTCATTATTATGATGTAAAAACACCGACTGCCACATTCATTTATCATAATGCGATGAAAAACGGTGCGGCTTTAAGGTCTTCATATACTCAGAATATCGGAAAAAGATTCAATTTTGCGTTGGAATATATGGGATTACGTTCTCAGGGGATGTACAGAAATTCTTTGGCTTCTAATAATAATACGTTGTTTTCCGGGCATTATGTTTCAAAAAGTGGCAATTATGAATTATTTGCACATTACTTACATCAAAACGTAAACAATCAGGAAAACGGGGGGATTTCGGTTGACAGCTTGTTCCAAAATGGCGACAGCAATTCCAGAAACAGGCAGAATATGCAGGTAAATCTGGCAGGGTCAAGTTCCCAGTTTTCTTACCGGAGATATTATTTGACGCATCAGTTTGCTCCATTTAAATCAGAAAAAATACCTTTCAAAATCAGACATACCATTTCTCATCAGGGAAATAAATATTATTACACAGAAAATTCACCCGAGCCCTATTGGTATAATACGCCCGCAGAGTTGATCAATACAGGGTCGGCACTTCCAACCAAAAAATATTCCGATAATTTTAGCAATACCGTAAGTTTGGTTTGGGACAATGAAAAGTTCAAACTGGACGCGGGAGTTCGTTATCAAATGTTAAAATTCGGGGCGACTGAAGTTGCAGTTCCGAACCTTACAATTCCTGCAGAAATTAAGGAAAACAGAATCGGAGCGGTGGGAAATCTACAGATTAAACTTTTTGATAAAGTTCAGGTAAACTCATTCTTGGAATTTTCAAACGGAAGCGAATTTGGAACCTATTTAAAAACAACAAACAATTTGAAATTCGAGCCCATCAAAGATTATTTTGTAAATGCTAAAGTGAATTTTCAAAGCGTTTATCCGTCTTTCAATTACCTGATTAATACTTCAAATTATACCAATTTCAACTATTATCTTCAAAATGCCAAGAACCAGGCAATTACAGAAATTGGAGGAAGCATCAACTTAAAATGGTTCAAAACAGAGTTATTTGCCAATTATTTCAGAATCGACAATTATACGTATTTTGATGCGATGGCAATGCCGAGACAAAGCGATAGTTCAGTCAATATTTCTCAAATCGGAGGTGACGCGACATTCAGTTATGGGAATTTTCATTTGAATACAAGATTACAGTTCCAGAATGTACTCACGAACAAAGATCTTCTTCCGATGCCGGATTTTATCGGTCGTGCGAATATCTTCTATCAGTCTAAAGCGTTTAAAAATGCTGCCGAAATTCAGGCGGGGATAAAGGTGTATTATTTCTCAAAGTTCGCTTCGAGAGAATATTTCCCGATTCTTAACGAATATATTTTACCAAATGCCAATTCATTTTCTATTGGCGGACAGCCGATGATTGATCTTTATTTTAATATGAAGGTTAAAAAAATGTTCTTCTTCATCGAAGGACAGCAGATCGGAACTGTTCTTTCACATAATAAAGCTTACGCATTTCCAAGTTATCCGGTCTATGATTTTAGATTAAATATTGGAATTGTGTGGTATTTGTTCAACTAA
- a CDS encoding RagB/SusD family nutrient uptake outer membrane protein: MKNKILKITILSVFTLGILSSCERELDQASYSQIPLDEAMDGSSQANFTQAINGAYTAIKGTGYFSVDTGNQIIVPDLTTDNLIYNPQGRSSNFTAYNWSFSPNNGSVTGLFTQAYFVISRANMPLSYINNLPVGAFRNNIEGHARAVRAAAHFDLVRAYCKIPTQSADANTSLGIPYITQFNPLDNSVTRNLTVAQVYDNIINDLNFAVNNITDTPADKSKFSKAAIYGLLSRVYLYKGDYNNAVSAGNSSIALSPSVGAIGTFTNIWASNNVDGVLFKVLNSTQENITVGVAYQQGATATGGNIRSEYVVPKSLNDLYTANDIRKTAYIRTSAYQGVQRNHVIKWAFNTGGATPLNVVEVKYLRTAEVYLNVAEAAYKLGNETLTNTVLNTLKTQRYSGYAPVTLTGTALWNEIMLQRRLELAFENDRYYTFKRLGLTMQRTGEGPNIDGSGTASVVQTILPSDTRWQWPIPQSTINVTPTFQQNPGY; this comes from the coding sequence ATGAAAAATAAAATATTAAAAATAACAATATTAAGTGTTTTTACATTAGGAATTTTGTCTTCTTGTGAAAGAGAGCTAGACCAAGCATCTTATAGCCAAATTCCACTTGATGAAGCGATGGATGGTAGTAGCCAAGCTAACTTTACTCAGGCTATTAATGGTGCATATACTGCAATTAAAGGGACAGGTTATTTTTCAGTAGATACTGGAAATCAAATTATTGTTCCTGATTTAACAACTGATAATTTAATTTATAACCCACAGGGCAGATCTTCAAACTTTACTGCATATAACTGGAGTTTTTCTCCAAATAACGGTTCTGTAACGGGATTATTCACTCAAGCATATTTTGTTATTTCTAGAGCAAATATGCCATTAAGTTATATAAATAATCTTCCTGTTGGAGCATTCAGAAATAATATTGAAGGTCATGCTAGAGCAGTAAGAGCAGCAGCTCATTTTGATTTAGTAAGAGCATATTGTAAAATACCTACCCAATCTGCTGATGCAAATACTTCTTTAGGAATTCCTTATATCACACAGTTTAATCCTCTTGATAATTCTGTAACAAGAAACCTTACTGTGGCGCAAGTTTATGATAACATTATTAATGATTTGAATTTTGCTGTAAATAATATTACTGATACACCTGCTGACAAGTCTAAATTTTCTAAAGCTGCGATTTACGGACTTTTATCTAGAGTATATCTATATAAAGGAGACTATAACAATGCGGTTTCTGCTGGAAACTCAAGCATTGCTTTGTCACCAAGCGTTGGCGCAATAGGAACATTTACAAATATTTGGGCATCTAATAATGTTGATGGAGTTCTTTTTAAAGTTCTTAATTCAACTCAGGAAAATATTACCGTAGGTGTTGCTTATCAACAAGGAGCAACCGCAACAGGAGGAAACATAAGATCTGAATATGTAGTGCCAAAATCTTTAAATGATTTGTACACGGCAAATGATATTAGAAAAACAGCTTACATTAGAACAAGTGCTTATCAAGGTGTTCAAAGAAATCACGTTATTAAATGGGCGTTTAATACTGGAGGAGCTACTCCTTTAAATGTTGTAGAAGTTAAGTATTTAAGAACTGCTGAAGTATATTTGAATGTTGCTGAAGCTGCTTACAAATTAGGAAATGAGACATTAACAAACACTGTATTGAATACATTGAAAACTCAAAGATATTCAGGATATGCTCCTGTAACATTAACAGGTACTGCTCTTTGGAATGAAATTATGTTGCAAAGAAGACTAGAATTAGCTTTTGAGAATGATAGATATTATACTTTCAAGAGATTAGGCCTTACTATGCAGAGAACGGGTGAAGGACCAAATATTGATGGTTCTGGTACAGCTTCTGTTGTTCAGACTATTTTGCCGAGTGATACAAGATGGCAATGGCCAATCCCTCAGTCAACAATTAATGTTACTCCAACATTCCAACAAAACCCTGGTTACTAA
- the infB gene encoding translation initiation factor IF-2, which translates to MPKIRLNKAVKEFNISMSRLVEFLQSRGFEVESNPNAQLEEAAYSALEAEFAKDGEQRKASHEVVITKVPEEKLEIEEKKTPEVIRAKANKPETKILGKIDLEPKAPEVEETPAPEPAPQPKPETTPVVEEKKEEAAPAPEVKAAPEKQEFKVLDKIDLSQIESRNRPVKKDKPKVEEKKAEEKPTAEPVKEAPKPVVETPAKPVEVKAEPAKAEEVSQEPQKIETVYQKLDGPKIVGEKIDLSQFADKSKGAGAKKKRKRIEKPGGQNNQQGGNNNQQGGNNNNNQGGGQGNRPNNGGQGGNRNQGQGGQGNRPQGQGGQGGGNRFGNNNQGNRPPGQGGNRPPGQGGGNRFGNNRPGQRTMPVELTDEQVKNQIKETLEKLTNKGGKSKSAKHRKDKRNFRREQDERQQELEAQDRTLKVTEFITVGELASLMNVSPTEVISACFSLGVMVTMNQRLEADTLLLVADEFGYKIEFSDADLEETDAEEEVDTEESLLQRAPVVTVMGHVDHGKTSLLDYIRKTNVIAGESGGITQHIGAYNVKLENGQRITFLDTPGHEAFTAMRARGAQITDIAIIVIAADDDVMPQTKEAIAHAQAAQVPMIIAINKVDKPNANPDNIRQQLSGLNPPVLVEEWGGNVQAQEISAKFGNNVDVLLEKVLLQAEMLELKANPERSANGVVIEASLDKGRGYVATMLVQTGTLRVGDYVVAGKNHGKVKALLDERGKNLTEAGPSIPATILGLDGAPTAGDKFRVYADESEGKAIANKREQLQRELSIRTKKHTTLEELGRRIALGEFKELNIILKGDVDGSVEALSDQLQRLSTEEISVKILHSGVGQITESDINLAAASDAIIIGFNVRAGANAKELADREEIEIRTYSVIYKAIDEVKEAMEGMLSPEIQEQVIGNVEIREVFKISKVGTIAGCMVLSGKVTRNSKVRVLRDGIVKFDGELESLKRFKDDVKEVTKGYECGLNLKGYNDIEIGDILEVYEEVAVKKKLK; encoded by the coding sequence ATGCCAAAAATTAGATTAAATAAAGCGGTAAAGGAATTCAACATTTCGATGTCCAGATTAGTAGAGTTTTTACAATCAAGGGGTTTCGAGGTTGAAAGCAATCCTAACGCTCAATTGGAAGAAGCGGCATATTCTGCATTGGAAGCTGAGTTTGCTAAAGACGGCGAACAACGCAAGGCTTCCCATGAGGTGGTGATCACAAAAGTTCCCGAAGAAAAACTGGAAATTGAAGAAAAGAAAACCCCTGAAGTAATAAGAGCTAAAGCAAATAAACCAGAAACTAAAATTTTAGGTAAAATAGACCTTGAGCCTAAGGCACCTGAAGTGGAAGAAACTCCTGCTCCTGAACCTGCTCCACAACCAAAACCAGAGACAACACCGGTAGTGGAAGAGAAGAAAGAAGAAGCAGCGCCTGCTCCTGAAGTAAAGGCGGCTCCTGAAAAACAGGAATTCAAAGTTCTGGATAAAATAGATTTGTCTCAAATAGAATCTAGAAACAGACCTGTGAAAAAAGACAAACCAAAAGTAGAGGAGAAAAAAGCAGAGGAAAAACCAACTGCAGAGCCTGTAAAAGAAGCTCCAAAACCGGTTGTGGAAACTCCGGCTAAACCTGTAGAGGTAAAAGCTGAGCCTGCAAAAGCTGAGGAAGTATCTCAGGAACCTCAAAAAATTGAAACAGTTTATCAGAAACTAGACGGCCCGAAAATCGTCGGTGAAAAAATTGACTTAAGCCAATTTGCTGATAAATCTAAAGGCGCCGGTGCTAAAAAGAAAAGAAAGAGAATTGAAAAACCTGGAGGTCAAAACAACCAACAAGGTGGTAACAATAATCAGCAAGGCGGAAATAACAACAATAACCAAGGTGGAGGCCAAGGAAACCGTCCGAATAACGGTGGACAAGGCGGAAACAGAAACCAGGGACAAGGCGGCCAAGGAAACCGTCCTCAAGGTCAGGGTGGACAAGGCGGCGGAAACCGTTTTGGAAATAATAACCAAGGAAACCGTCCACCAGGTCAGGGAGGAAATCGTCCTCCAGGACAAGGCGGCGGAAACCGTTTCGGAAACAACAGACCGGGGCAAAGAACCATGCCTGTTGAATTAACGGATGAGCAAGTTAAAAACCAGATCAAGGAAACCCTTGAAAAATTAACCAATAAAGGAGGTAAATCTAAATCTGCTAAACACAGAAAAGATAAGAGAAACTTCCGTAGAGAACAGGACGAACGCCAGCAAGAGCTTGAAGCACAAGACAGAACGCTGAAAGTAACGGAATTCATCACGGTTGGTGAATTGGCGAGCTTAATGAACGTTTCTCCGACAGAAGTAATTTCTGCTTGTTTCTCACTGGGTGTAATGGTTACGATGAATCAAAGACTTGAAGCTGATACCTTATTATTAGTAGCTGATGAATTTGGATATAAAATCGAATTCTCGGATGCTGATCTTGAAGAAACAGACGCTGAAGAAGAAGTTGATACTGAAGAAAGCTTATTGCAAAGAGCTCCTGTAGTTACTGTAATGGGACACGTTGACCACGGTAAAACCTCATTATTGGATTACATTAGAAAAACTAACGTAATTGCAGGTGAATCCGGAGGTATTACTCAGCATATCGGTGCTTATAACGTGAAACTGGAAAATGGACAAAGAATTACATTCTTAGATACTCCAGGTCACGAAGCGTTTACAGCGATGAGAGCCAGAGGTGCTCAGATCACGGATATTGCAATTATTGTAATTGCTGCTGATGATGATGTGATGCCACAAACAAAAGAAGCTATTGCTCACGCTCAAGCTGCACAAGTTCCAATGATTATCGCAATCAATAAAGTTGATAAACCTAATGCGAATCCTGATAACATCCGTCAACAGCTTTCAGGCTTAAACCCTCCGGTTTTAGTAGAAGAGTGGGGTGGAAATGTTCAGGCACAAGAGATCTCAGCTAAATTCGGTAATAATGTAGATGTATTGTTGGAAAAAGTTCTATTACAAGCTGAAATGCTGGAATTAAAAGCAAATCCTGAGCGTTCAGCAAATGGAGTTGTTATTGAAGCATCTTTAGATAAAGGTAGAGGTTATGTGGCAACAATGCTGGTACAAACCGGAACTTTAAGAGTTGGAGACTATGTGGTAGCAGGTAAAAATCACGGTAAAGTAAAAGCTTTGCTTGATGAAAGAGGAAAAAATCTTACAGAAGCGGGTCCATCAATTCCTGCAACGATCTTAGGATTGGACGGGGCGCCTACTGCAGGTGATAAATTCCGTGTATATGCTGATGAAAGTGAAGGTAAGGCTATTGCCAATAAGAGAGAACAATTACAGAGAGAATTATCAATCAGAACTAAAAAACATACGACACTTGAAGAATTGGGTAGACGTATTGCTTTAGGAGAATTCAAAGAATTGAATATTATCCTGAAAGGAGACGTGGATGGTTCTGTAGAAGCTCTTTCTGATCAGTTACAAAGATTATCAACAGAAGAAATCAGTGTTAAAATTCTTCACTCCGGAGTAGGTCAGATTACTGAATCTGATATCAACCTGGCTGCAGCGTCAGATGCAATTATCATCGGATTCAACGTAAGAGCTGGTGCTAATGCAAAAGAACTTGCAGACCGTGAAGAAATTGAAATCAGAACATATTCTGTAATCTATAAAGCAATCGATGAAGTAAAAGAAGCGATGGAGGGAATGCTTTCTCCGGAAATTCAAGAGCAGGTAATTGGTAACGTGGAAATCAGAGAAGTATTCAAGATTTCTAAAGTTGGAACAATTGCAGGTTGTATGGTTCTTTCAGGAAAAGTAACAAGAAATTCTAAAGTAAGAGTACTAAGAGACGGTATCGTAAAATTCGACGGAGAGCTGGAAAGCTTGAAGCGTTTCAAGGACGACGTTAAAGAAGTAACAAAAGGTTACGAATGCGGATTGAACTTGAAAGGATACAATGACATCGAAATCGGAGATATTCTTGAAGTATATGAAGAGGTAGCTGTTAAAAAGAAATTGAAATAA